taacctccaaatcgagtcagCGTAAAACCTATAATACAAACCTTCGCatcagtgctgaaaatgtcaggggtcatgacgcgaaaatcggcgacgctgacacgaatttttcatctcataaacaaacccggcgcagtcgtgagtactctagctcactgagcagctgcactGCGCGGCAGTAATCGACCAACGCTcgttcgacgttgcacgcacacacataaaaaaacaagtttttacacaaaaagtacTTATGCGTGAAATAGTAATTTATGcaataagttgcaaaaagaggatgaAATGGaggatgaaaaaatcaagttttgcaacgagttccctacaacaattttttgcaattccgaaaaacactcattgagtgaaattttaagtcaaattttcatgtattttgtcaatcaataatttaaatcaaaaaaatgttgaaaagtgttacttttcgaaacaagtgctgtagaacttttcagcatttattttgtaaaagtgttgctattcgattctgttatttttggtacagaaaagtaggctatttcgtcgttcaagaatgaaccattcaattatttaaaaattgtcaaaatagggTTTAAGGAAGATTTTACGAGTAagtcatatgacacgaattTAGTGAGTGTATCTctttttttcacgtctctcattctccagcagccgaccggcacgagtcaggcggcagtggttgaacagaCACAGTAGagcagtaggcttacagtcgcatgctagcagtgaactgacattttggtttgcttcatgtgtacgctgggtcgaacactttttgcaggcctgcttcggataatcgaacttcggataatcgaaacttcgaatcggatttttttttgcgcaaaaaatttggaattttataaaatttcaaaatatttttgaactagcccaaacatgctaaatatgataagTAATagattttagattgttttaagttgattagacttcaacttgcataaaaaattttaagttttttgaaaaaatatttttttgccaattttctagggggggggggggggagggagggtacacacccgaaatgtcaaaattgcgtagtggtaccaacattagaaaaaaaatgtgaccaaagCACACTttattttgtaatgttggtaccattGCGTGTTTTTTATTGCGTGAactcattttgcatcattagttcgtccatacaatttttcatACTATCCATACATAAAAgtcattcaaatattaaaaaaaaaaactgtttcttgACGACGCATTTCCTGATCGattaggtgtcttcggcaaagtggcAGATATAATACATAAGATACTTATTTATTAATTggacttttcacacaaaaaaaaggaaaacaattTTGGTGATGTTTTAGATTACAAAAATGCCATATTTTGTGCTATGACAAAAGTTAGTTAAAATTCattgggcagtgttgccagttaaaaaaatcatgatttctgGAAATTTTGGGAAGAAAGTCGAAACTAATATTTTGCCattatttttagatgtaaaattaaataaagaactaagaaatattcaaaaattacacaaaagtaatttttgaatataatttcAAGGCATAATCTCGAGTGGTCGAATTTCAAAAAGCCGAACTAAGTGAATGGCCGAATACTCTGGctctaaaatgaaaataaataacaacTCGTTCTCCACCTTTCCCGTCTCCAGGCTCATGTTCATCCTCTGCCTGACGCCCAACATCCTGAACGGCTTCCACGTGTCGTCGTACGTGTTCCTGAGCCAGATGCCCGCCAACTACTACTGCGTCATGCCGGACCTGCTGGCGCACGGCTGGACCCACGACGAGATCCGCAACATCTCCACGCCGGGTGGCCTCACCCGCAACGGCACGTGCACCGTCCTCGACTGGGACTACGCCCGGTTCGCCAACATGAACTACGTGGACGCGCTGGCTTGGACGACGGGCGTCACGTCCCGGCCTGGCGAAAGGACGTGCCTGGGCGTTCCGGGCTTCCAGATGCACTACGAGCAACCGGCCGGGTACTCGATCGTTCCCGAGTGGGATCTGATTTGCGAGCGGACTGCTTACCGGTCGACGGTTCAGGTGGCGCTCTCGATTGGCAAGTTCTTCGGTGCGTCCACGTTTGGGATCTTGTCCGATAAGTACGGGAGGAAGAGCAGCTTCACGATCGCCGCCATTTTGTACATTGTGTCGGGGGTGTTGACCACGTTTTCACCGGTTTatgcgctgctgctgctgggaagAATCGGGTTGGGAGCTTCGGCTTCAGGCGTGTTCTATCCACCATTCGCGTTACGTGAGTTACGGATGGAGATTTTTTGGAGGCGTtactttataacatttttttggtatCCCATTGCAGTTACGGAGAACGTCGGCGTTCGGCACCGATCCTGGATGAGCATAGCGTTCAACTTCTCCTACCCAATTGGCATGCTGATTCTGGCCGCGGCCGCATACTACATCAAGCCGTGGCGGGATCTATCCCTCGCGCTGACCATCCCATCCTTCCTGTTGATCATTCACCTGTAGTAAGTATCAGGTTGACTCCCAACTTGATATCCGACTAACCGACTCTCTTACAGCTTCCTGGTGGAATCTCCCCGCTGGTTGCTGAGCAAGGGTCGCGAGCGACGTGCCTACCGGATGGTCTTTGGCCGCAAACCTCCGGCGGAACTGTGCGACAGCAGCGACAAGGAGCTGAGTCCGGAAGAGCTTGCGGCAGCCAAGGACGTACCGGAGCCGAAGGTTCCGTTTTCGGTTCGCGTCAAGCGATCGTGCAGCGAGTTCACCAAACTGTACGGAACTCCGGCGCTGTGCCGACGGGCGCTGATCTGCCACTTTACGTGGTGCGTTACGTCGCTGTGTTACTACGTAACGGGTAGGTTTTTGATTTGGGGATGCTTGAGGTTATGTTTCGGATCTTGATCGATTGATTTTCTTGCAGCCCTCAATGCGGACAACTTTGCCGCTAATCGGAACGTGTACGTGGCCACAACCGGAACGGTGGACATAATTTCCTACATTCTCTCAATGGTGGTGCTGGCCTACTTTGGCCGCAAGAGCACCTCCTTCTGCCTGTTTCTGTACGCCGGAATCTGCCTGCTGGTGGTGCTGGCCATTCCCAAGGAGAACACCACCCTAATCGTAACGCTAGCGATGCTCGGTCGGCTAGGGATTTCCGCGGTCTACGCCGTAGTGACCCTGCACACGGCCGAAATGTTCCCCACGGAAATCCGGAACACGGCGCTCGGGATCTGCTCGACCATGGCGCACGTCGGCTCGATGGCCGCGCCGTACATTGTGGATCTGCTCGGCCAGCTGGCGTGGTGGATCCCGTCGACGATTTGCGGCACGGCGGTGCTGCTGGCCGCACTGTTTACGCTGATGCACCCGGAAACAAAGTCCGTGGCGCTGAAAGATCACGCCAAACAGGAGGTGGAACCGACGACGCCCGATCGGGAACCGATGAAACAGTAGGGTAGGGCTGGCTTAGGTAGGTTAGGATAAGGACAATGAGAAATGCAAGTTTAAGGCGGAGGCGGATGTTCCGGATGAGTTGTTGTTGATTGGGGTCAGAAAATGGACCGGAAGTGGGACGTTGGGACAGGTGCAAGTGCCATTACCGTGGACGTAGAAATAATTGATATTGTTGAGCAAGTGTGTGGATCTGTCCATATGCCGAAGCTTTTATGGTGTTTTGCAAACGTCAAACGCATTCAAATTTAGGCCGGAAGTTTTCTAGGGTTGCTGAGAAAACAATGAGATAAAAAATACTGAAGCAAATTTTCAGTTATTCATTTGACgaaccaaactgtcaaaatcatGCACGCATAATCTAGAATACCCATTTGTTCAGATTTTATAACCcagaaaattttgttaaaaatgtttaatatttttaaataatagcgaaaaatctaaaaaattaaacaaaattaacatagattttttttgagtttcttattttgaaattcaaaataactaatttctaaaattaaaaaaaggatgatttaacctaaaaatccaAAACTCACCTCCAATATACTGATCAATCCACGGCCGAAAGAACCCCACGTCGGTGTAAACTCCCGGCGACGCCGGAGCACCACAACCGGCCCCGTACGAAATGATCCCACGCAGCGTGTACGGCGACCGCGCTTGATCTTCGCTCTCTCCGTTAAGCACCTGTTCCAGGGTCAACCTCCGACGACACACCAATCCGCCACCGGAATCTCCCTGCAAAACCCCCGCCAcgttagaagaaaaaaaaaaaggttaggttaggttaggaaCCACATCAAAGCTCAAATACCCATACCCTGCACGCATCGGCGAACCCAATCGCGCAAAACATTCCACAGTTGGGAGTGGCCGGCGCCACCACCGGTCCCAGCCGTTCGACGCACTGCTCGTACCCGAGCGGCTGGAGCGGCCCGTAACGCAGCGTATCGCTGCCGGGACCGTAAAAGCTGGCCGATCCGTACCCGAAAATGTGACACTCTTCTTGGTCTTCGTCGCCGCCATTTTGACTTTCTAGGTTAAGTAGGTTAAGATTGGACTGCGCCGGCCGGTTGACCGGCCTGGACGGTAATAAAAGTGTAACGTGAACGTCGTCATCGAGCCCGCCGAGGTTGGGTTGTTCCGCCGCGGTCGGTCGCACGTGGAGCAGCGCAATGTCGGCGGCCAGCGTCACTCTGGAAAGAAAGTCCTTAGAACAACACCAGTTACCCCTATCGAAAATCGTACCGGTTAAAATCCGGATGGCTAACTCTGCGGTCCACCTTGTACAGCGCCGATGCTCGACTTTCGTTCAACGCTCGTCCTCCAATGTACGCGTAAATGGATCGATTCTGgctggaaaacaaacaaaaccctACAAGACCATCCGTAACGACCCAAACCTAAACATAACCTACAAACCGATCACGCAATGGTTGGCCGTTACGATCCACCCGGAACCCAGGTACGTTCCGCCGCAAAAGTGCGTCGGAGGAGCTCCTGCTTTCTTGAGCGGAACGCTCTGCAGCGACACGGCGAAGCTAAACGACGCAGCTGGCCATGATGATCCGCGGGGAACCTCGACGCCGTTGATGATTGGGTGGGAGTGGGTCACGTGGAGGGTTAGCAGGGCAAGTGTCAAAATTGATCGAATTAGAGAGAACATTTTAGCGCATCGTTCGACGAAGCAGGCGGCGTACTGACTACCTACTTTGAGACAGACAGTCTTGCCGAGTGATGTTTTGAGGAGGTGAGTTTGGAAATTTAAGCGATTTGAATTGAACACTTGGGTAAACATGGGCGATGACGAGGAAGCTCGTTTCATTTGGTTTTAATTTTGATCGTTGtgtcaaaaagatgattttactttaaacatttgaattgaaaaaaaaatacaaaataatcgaaaaatgtGATTTGATCCAAGAACAAAAACATGGCAAAAATTTGAGAGAGGGAGTCTTGAACGTCTTGAAAGAGATTTCAGTCAGCATTCATCATCAACATCGAAATTTGAATGCTAACACACCAGCGCATGTCAACATCATCATTTTGTAGCGACCGTCAGTGAACGCACATAAAGTTGGAACGAACAAAAACTGAGCTCCGCACTCAAGCAGCCTCTCTCTTTCTTGCTCGTGCGTTGCTGCGAAGTGACAGATTCTCTCGAAAATGTTGTCGAAAAGGCTCCGCCCATTGCATGAGTTTATTTTCACGAAGGCTTGTTTGAGGGAATTTTCTTTTCATCGttcttgaaatttaattgaattgcaATTGGttaaaatatactttattgattatacaaaataaatggaaaataataaatcttttaaaatttgtaattgttaATATTTGAATGTATAGAATATAGTTCTGATAAGGAAAGAATGTAATAATTGTATTATTGTGTTTGATATAATTTTGAagtaaatttaccaaaaataattGTTAGTAAAATGCTTTAAGTCATGTTCCCAAGTGGCAAACAAGTGACAAAGCTGCTTtaacaacttgttctacaagtTTGCTACAAGGGTTAatgtctttgattttttttttaaattcacctTGTTTAAATTTTACGACGCGAGCCGATTTGTTGTTAATTGGGTTAGTTATAGAATAAGgaaaataaactcaaaataatttaaaaaaatgttagtttttttttagtgtatcTTATTCCTATTATATATATTATTTAGAAAGGAATAAaatgaatgttttattttttgtttaaagacGACAATAATTTTGcacaatttgttattttcatgagacttttgttatttttttatatggcatttttatttgaagaaatattataaaaaatgctCTACGCAAAAATTATTGAGGCCCAAAGGCCTCGGCAAACAACCGCTAGGTTTTCTACCATTCAATGAAACAGCCCGAGGGCTAACACCACCCGTTTGTCAAGTTGTTATCTAAAGAACAATgcgttacagtttttttttatttatttaataatttcgaTGTCATCCTGAGTGTATTCAGATATTATGTAACTCAATCAAAAGATGTTGATCACGTTGCTACGCGTcttgaaattaatttgatttttttttattgagaattgGTTACTTAAGGAAGGATGGGCAATtcccaaaaagaaaaatttggTGTTGCCTAGGGTGTTGCACAATATTGGAAGAAACCATTATGGGATTCAATCCGACTATGAGATTATAAAAATGTAAGAACAGATTGATATTCAGTTAAAAagtcgaaataaaaaaacaggtgGTGTTAGCCCACGTGCCAGTTCAGAACGAAAGAGAACCTGGCGTCCATTTTCCGAGGGAATTAAATGTGTTTATTTAgagcaaaattgtaaaattctgtgGAAAACATTGCGTTTAAttcgaaattaaataaatccttttttttcatcaaaatttaattatttatattttttccaagaaATTCATAAATCTATATATTTTGACAGCAGGTAGTTTGTCGGGTtagggattaaaaaaaaaacaactccatTTCTATTTCCGGCAAAGAGTCTTTGCCAAAGACCGTCAATCAGTTTAGACTGACTGTAAACAAGATTCTGTTACacctatactgccgttctacgcataattgtcccatgttcaaaaaagggcaacagagaaaaacgcgattgaaatttttcgatcgatttctgtgtttctacgcataattgtcccgtgggttgctattcgccctatatgtccctaatcaccccgggtcacattttatcacccttatttgtaatcctcttacagctaaacaggtaaacaagatgaaatgcttcttaaaattcatgatttagtgatagaaaatacttggtgggacaattatgcgtagaagttcaacgatgggacaaacagacttggtgttgttttcaatgattttctgaacaaagtactagattttatgtgtttttctgaaagtatacttaaaattaagcttaaaaatgataataagtcagaatcgtcaaaaaatgacatgggacaattatgcgtagaacggcagtatagtaTTGGTTGATAATTCAAGCTTCATTAGATTGAGTGATTTAAAGAATCAACGCGGAATTCTTCTCATATGGCTTACGAAAACCATATTTTCGTTAAGCAACAGTTTGGCATGGCAAATATTGAACATGATGACATTATGGTTGGTGCCAATTCTTCAGAAAAGGCAAGACAGAGGACATTTGCCATGCCAAATTTATGCAATACAAATCACAGTGATTGTATTTTCAATAGCAGAGAtaaatgtgacatttttttgtttttgatttggctTTCTAAGGTGGTTGATAAACTATTTCAAACTTTACAGCTAATTTTGGTAACTTCAGAGTGGAAGTTCaagcttttttctgattttAGAATCAACAATCAAAAGATTCTAATGTTTTCAGACTGTAGAGTTTACATTTAAAGAAATCCAGCTGTACAATTCTaaagttaaatcatgaaaaagttaaaaatctcAGCGAGatcgacatattttttttgtggttggtATGAAGACTACTTGTTCAAATGATGACTCTCCTTTCAAAGATTTAGAGTTCGAGAATTTCTGTGTCGTCTTTCAGTACTTGTTTCCAAACTTTCATTTACATCTTTAAGCACGATACtgggaaaatatttaaaacaactgtc
This is a stretch of genomic DNA from Culex pipiens pallens isolate TS chromosome 1, TS_CPP_V2, whole genome shotgun sequence. It encodes these proteins:
- the LOC120418339 gene encoding serine protease 56-like isoform X1, producing MKRASSSSPMFTQVFNSNRLNFQTHLLKTSLGKTVCLKVGSQYAACFVERCAKMFSLIRSILTLALLTLHVTHSHPIINGVEVPRGSSWPAASFSFAVSLQSVPLKKAGAPPTHFCGGTYLGSGWIVTANHCVIGFQNRSIYAYIGGRALNESRASALYKVDRRVSHPDFNRVTLAADIALLHVRPTAAEQPNLGGLDDDVHVTLLLPSRPVNRPAQSNLNLLNLESQNGGDEDQEECHIFGYGSASFYGPGSDTLRYGPLQPLGYEQCVERLGPVVAPATPNCGMFCAIGFADACRGDSGGGLVCRRRLTLEQVLNGESEDQARSPYTLRGIISYGAGCGAPASPGVYTDVGFFRPWIDQYIGGEFWIFRLNHPFFNFRN
- the LOC120418338 gene encoding organic cation transporter protein; the protein is MSGDEIKKDAPEPVENGSATATTEPEQQLNGKLHSLETGTPPGDFKQLILDGLEKKSNGSLWLWLMFILCLTPNILNGFHVSSYVFLSQMPANYYCVMPDLLAHGWTHDEIRNISTPGGLTRNGTCTVLDWDYARFANMNYVDALAWTTGVTSRPGERTCLGVPGFQMHYEQPAGYSIVPEWDLICERTAYRSTVQVALSIGKFFGASTFGILSDKYGRKSSFTIAAILYIVSGVLTTFSPVYALLLLGRIGLGASASGVFYPPFALLTENVGVRHRSWMSIAFNFSYPIGMLILAAAAYYIKPWRDLSLALTIPSFLLIIHLYFLVESPRWLLSKGRERRAYRMVFGRKPPAELCDSSDKELSPEELAAAKDVPEPKVPFSVRVKRSCSEFTKLYGTPALCRRALICHFTWCVTSLCYYVTALNADNFAANRNVYVATTGTVDIISYILSMVVLAYFGRKSTSFCLFLYAGICLLVVLAIPKENTTLIVTLAMLGRLGISAVYAVVTLHTAEMFPTEIRNTALGICSTMAHVGSMAAPYIVDLLGQLAWWIPSTICGTAVLLAALFTLMHPETKSVALKDHAKQEVEPTTPDREPMKQ
- the LOC120418339 gene encoding serine protease 56-like isoform X2, which codes for MKRASSSSPMFTQVFNSNRLNFQTHLLKTSLGKTVCLKVGSQYAACFVERCAKMFSLIRSILTLALLTLHVTHSHPIINGVEVPRGSSWPAASFSFAVSLQSVPLKKAGAPPTHFCGGTYLGSGWIVTANHCVIGFQNRSIYAYIGGRALNESRASALYKVDRRVSHPDFNRVTLAADIALLHVRPTAAEQPNLGGLDDDVHVTLLLPSRPVNRPAQSNLNLLNLESQNGGDEDQEECHIFGYGSASFYGPGSDTLRYGPLQPLGYEQCVERLGPVVAPATPNCGMFCAIGFADACRGDSGGGLVCRRRLTLEQVLNGESEDQARSPYTLRGIISYGAGCGAPASPGVYTDVGFFRPWIDQYIGGSQL